In Alosa sapidissima isolate fAloSap1 chromosome 4, fAloSap1.pri, whole genome shotgun sequence, the following are encoded in one genomic region:
- the LOC121706718 gene encoding immunoglobulin-like and fibronectin type III domain-containing protein 1, with the protein MKFRKTKDEEPTAPGQVKIKRRSRVPGVMITQYVEELPEGKTTPDFTRKPIALTIQEGKLAIFRAIITGDPTPTVTWRRNNGNTDDPEKYQVIFDPNSNEHQLQMPNVDPDQADTYKCYAVNEFGKAVVTAALNIIEVGFKKSKALQQARTAQREMPAPHLLKTRAERPKEEKKEGEPDEKFWELLLSASKNDYERICAEYGITDFRWMLKKLNEKKKEREEEQAQVVSYVANLKPIQVKSEGSAEFEFEMDLKDPTSRIFLYKDGEMVPFSIDDEEKHSLKQIGKKFVFSVKDLLPEDAGLYQVDVEGVNIFSTDFKVPAVEFLVKIQEVKATEREDAVFECVLSQPLEKISWFGKTVPLTQSEKYDIQVSEDKLIHRLVVKDCLQLDKGIYAAVAGIKSCNAWLVVEADKEPSTHGKKKARKTTTAGGSGVDLAKIAAEQNAKIQTERAEIVEKVKQAQAEKEVAAPKQEPTPKPTEEPTPEVVEETPPAPEEPKPAKVPAPDKPKKIVKKPAAPKPKPVVVESTEVKAEGELVEEEIEVVEEPIIIEEEPSTEGDGEKKKRVRTGPLVPDTVIDPGVHFTSGLSDVSAIMGQSAELVCKLSSENCDGVWYKDGKELMSEEGLAIIKDGTYHKLVISKCKEEDAGKYRFEADGRKTEAMVIVEDPPRIDPDELAKFSEPVIIKAGQNATFKLDFVGREPMKIQWYSEGEELLNDKNIKLEKSSSQSCLLLNKCQRKQTGEIKIKLKNEFGTIEALSKLIVTDKPTPPQSPVEIVEASAHCVEIKWRAPKDDGGSPVINYNLERQQLGRNTWKKIGMIPGVPHYKDTDVDHGRKYCYRIRAITADGTSEVMETDDIQAGTKAYPGPPSTPKVVSAFKDCINLSWSPPSNTGGTNIVGYNLEKRKRGSNLWGPVNPLDEPIKAKEYGVKDVVEGIEYEFRVSAINFSGAGEPSTPSDFVFARDPKKPPGKVIDFKVTDSTYTSLSLGWTKPKDEEGVQDEAKGYYVEIRPAENTEWDRCNSNAITTTSYTIIGLKSMAMYWVRVIATNEGGDGEPQDLDNYIIAMPPPVRPTFTDRKMTSFMVVRAGNSTRVNINFKASPMPKITWLKDGMPISKKVTVSNAEGTSQLLIPSSERLDTGMYTIIIKNIVGQETFSTEIRVTDDPKPPGPVELEQNVPGTVTVSWMASPDEKRDDRLHYMVTKRDSVKRSWQTVADRLFNNNFTAVNILPGREYRFRVYAKNDMGVSDPSESRKWEVVKKKEKFTLNMPESKPCTFDAAPSFLVPLKTRSSPESYECYMSCAVSGNPAPHVTWYRNNISVNTDTNYLISNTCGVCSMLILRVGPKDNSEYKVIAENQHGRAECTTKLTVRE; encoded by the exons ATGAAATTCAGGAAAACAAAAGATGAAGAACCCACTGCTCCTGGGCAAG TGAAAATCAAGAGAAGGTCCAGAGTCCCAGGAGTAATGATCACACAATATGTTGAGGAGCTTCCAGAAGGAAAGACCACACCTGACTTCACCCGCAAGCCAATTGCTCTTACAATCCAAGAGG GTAAACTAGCTATTTTCAGGGCCATAATTACAGGCGATCCAACACCAACTGTGACCTGGAGAAGAAATAATGGCAACACTGATGACCCTGAAAAGTATCAAGTCATTTTTGACCCAAATTCCAATGAGCACCAACTCCAG ATGCCAAATGTAGATCCAGATCAAGCTGATACGTATAAGTGCTATGCAGTCAATGAATTTGGAAAAGCTGTTGTAACTGCAGCACTCAATATCATCGAAG TTGGATTCAAGAAAAGCAAAGCACTGCAACAAGCCAGAACAG CACAACGAGAAATGCCAGCACCACACCTTCTAAAGACAAG GGCTGAGCGACctaaagaagagaagaaggaaGGGGAGCCAGACGAGAAGTTTTGGGAGCTTTTACTTAGCGCTAGCAAAAATGACTATGAGCGCATCTGTGCTGAGTATGGAATCACAGATTTCCGTTGGATGCTGAAGAAACTCAACgagaagaagaaggaaaggGAAGAGGAACAAGCACAG GTTGTAAGTTATGTGGCCAACCTGAAACCAATTCAAGTCAAATCAGAGGGAAGCGcggaatttgaatttgaaatggaCCTCAAGGACCCTACTTCAAGAATCTTTCTTTACAAA GATGGGGAAATGGTTCCTTTTAGCATAGACGACGAGGAGAAACATTCTTTAAAACAGATAGGAAAGAAATTTGTGTTTTCAGTTAAAGACCTTTTGCCAGAGGATGCTGGGTTATACCAGGTGGATGTGGAAGGTGTCAACATCTTCTCAACAGATTTTAAAG TTCCAGCAGTGGAGTTCTTAGTGAAGATTCAAGAAGTGaaggccacagagagagaggatgctGTCTTTGAATGTGTTTTATCTCAACCACTGGAAAAGATCTCCTGGTTTGGGAAGACTGTGCCCCTGACACAGAGCGAGAAGTATGACATCCAAGTATCTGAGGACAAACTCATCCACAGACTGGTGGTAAAAGACTGTCTGCAACTAGACAAGGGCATCTATGCAGCTGTTGCTGGAATCAAGTCCTGCAATGCATGGCTTGTAGTAGAAG CTGACAAAGAACCAAGTACGCATGGCAAGAAGAAAGCTCGTAAAACCACCACTGCTGGTGGTAGTGGAGTTGACCTGGCAAAAATCGCAGCAGAACAAAATGCCAAGATCCAGACTGAGAGAGCAGAGATAGTAGAGAAGGTGAAACAGGCACAAGCAGAGAAAGAGGTGGCTGCACCTAAACAAGAACCGACTCCAAAACCAACTGAGGAACCAACTCCTGAAGTAGTTGAAGAAACTCCTCCTGCTCCAGAAGAACCAAAACCAGCCAAGGTCCCAGCTCCAGACAAACCTAAAAAGATTGTGAAAAAACCTGCAGCCCCTAAACCAAAGCCTGTGGTGGTAGAGAGCACTGAAGTTAAAGCTGAAGGAGAATTAGTTGAAGAAGAAATTGAAGTCGTAGAAGAGCCTATCATAATTGAAGAGGAACCTTCAACTGAGGGTGACGGTGAGAAAAAGAAGAGGGTCAGGACAGGCCCACTGGTCCCTGATACAGTCATCG ATCCTGGTGTCCACTTCACCTCTGGACTATCAGACGTCAGTGCTATTATGGGTCAGTCAGCAGAGTTAGTCTGTAAGCTGAGCAGTGAAAACTGTGATGGAGTATGGTACAAAGACGGGAAAGAG TTAATGTCAGAGGAAGGATTGGCTATAATTAAAGATGGAACTTATCACAAACTGGTCATTAGTAAGTGCAAAGAGGAAGATGCAGGAAAATACCGTTTTGAGGCAGACGGACGTAAAACTGAGGCTATGGTGATTGTTGAAG ATCCTCCTAGGATTGATCCAGATGAACTGGCTAAGTTCTCAGAGCCAGTGATCATAAAAGCAGGTCAGAATGCCACCTTCAAGCTGGACTTTGTGGGCCGAGAGCCAATGAAGATCCAATGGTACAGTGAAGGCGAGGAACTCTTGAACGACAAAAACATAAAACTAGAAAAATCATCCTCTCAGAGTTGTCTGCTTCTCAACAAGTGCCAGCGGAAACAAACAGGAGAGATTAAAATCAAGTTAAAAAATGAGTTTGGAACAATTGAAGCCCTATCCAAGCTTATTGTCACTG ATAAGCCTACACCGCCTCAGAGTCCTGTTGAGATAGTTGAAGCCTCAGCTCATTGTGTGGAGATAAAGTGGCGCGCACCAAAGGATGACGGAGGCTCCCCTGTGATAAACTACAACCTGGAGCGTCAACAGTTAGGGCGCAACACTTGGAAGAAGATTGGTATGATTCCTGGTGTTCCTCACTACAAGGACACTGATGTGGACCACGGGAGGAAATACTGCTACCGCATCAGGGCCATAACTGCAGATGGCACAAGTGAGGTAATGGAAACGGATGACATCCAAGCTGGCACCAAag CTTACCCTGGCCCTCCCTCCACGCCCAAGGTGGTTAGTGCATTCAAGGACTGCATCAATCTTTCCTGGTCTCCACCAAGCAACACTGGTGGAACCAATATTGTGGGTTACAATTTAGAAAAACGCAAGAGAGGCAGCAATTTATGGGGCCCAGTAAACCCACTAGATGAACCCATCAAAG CAAAAGAATATGGAGTGAAAGATGTCGTCGAGGGAATAGAATATGAATTCAGAGTGTCAGCCATTAATTTCTCTGGCGCTGGAGAACCAAGCACCCCTTCTGATTTCGTGTTTGCCAGAGATCCAAAGA AACCCCCTGGAAAAGTTATTGATTTCAAGGTGACAGATTCAACTTACACTTCTTTGTCCTTGGGATGGACTAAGCCCAAAGACGAAGAAGGGGTACAGGATGAGGCCAAAGGTTACTATGTGGAGATCAGGCCTGCTGAAAATACAGAGTGGGATCGTTGTAACTCAAATGCAATCACCACAACCTCCTATACCATCATTGGTTTAAAGTCCATGGCCATGTACTGGGTCAGAGTGATTGCAACAAAtgagggaggagatggagagcctCAAGATTTAGACAACTACATTATTGCAATGCCACCTCCAG TGAGGCCAACTTTTACAGATCGTAAAATGACAAGTTTCATGGTTGTGAGAGCTGGAAATTCAACTCGTGTCAACATCAACTTTAAG GCATCACCCATGCCAAAAATAACTTGGTTAAAGGATGGCATGCccatatccaaaaaagttacTGTAAGCAATGCTGAAGGCACATCACAGCTTCTGATTCCTTCATCGGAACGCTTAGACACAGGAATGTATACCATCAtaataaaaaacattgttggacAAGAAACCTTCAGCACTGAGATTAGAGTAACAG ATGACCCCAAGCCCCCCGGCCCTGTGGAGCTAGAGCAGAATGTCCCAGGTACTGTTACTGTGTCCTGGATGGCATCCCCAGATGAGAAGCGTGATGACAGGCTACATTATATGGTGACAAAGAGAGACTCAGTCAAGCGCTCTTGGCAAACTGTGGCTGATCGCCTCTTCAATAATAACTTCACTGCTGTGAATATCTTGCCTGGACGAGAGTACCGCTTCCGGGTGTACGCCAAAAATGATATGGGAGTTTCTGACCCTTCAGAGTCTCGTAAATGGGAGGTGGTCAAAAAGAAAG AGAAGTTTACTCTGAACATGCCCGAATCCAAGCCCTGCACCTTTGACGCGGCGCCATCCTTTCTGGTCCCACTGAAGACACGAAGCAGCCCGGAGAGCTATGAGTGCTATATGAGCTGTGCTGTCAGTGGAAACCCTGCACCTCATGTCACATGGTATCGCAACAACATTAGTGTCAACACGGACACCAATTACTTAATCTCCAACACGTGTGGGGTCTGTTCAATGCTCATCTTGAGAGTGGGCCCCAAGGACAACAGTGAGTACAAAGTGATTGCGGAGAACCAACACGGCAGGGCAGAGTGCACTACCAAGCTCACAGTTCGAG AGTAA